From the Mustelus asterias chromosome 22, sMusAst1.hap1.1, whole genome shotgun sequence genome, one window contains:
- the LOC144510093 gene encoding charged multivesicular body protein 7-like — protein sequence MRKRTAQRLDNVEAKLNTIQAILDRISSSQTDRTVVEAYQAGLGALRESMKDVTLEKVDKLMDQIEQFCDTQDDINQTLAGENLDAMDGVDADELEAELNALLEKPAEESVLLPDVPTRPLPGSASWKLPAAEVMDGALEDGLSKLTLSDQGIQTSSGAAVKGSASRELAQ from the exons ATGAGGAAGAGAACCGCCCAACGCCTGGATAACGTCGAAGCCaaactcaacaccattcaggccaTCCTGGACCGCATTTCCTCGTCTCAGACCGACAGAACA GTGGTGGAGGCCTATCAGGCGGGACTCGGAGCTTTGAGGGAGTCGATGAAGGACGTCACTTTGGAGAAAGTGGATAAGTTGATGGATCAAATTGAACAG TTCTGTGATACACAGGATGATATAAACCAGACACTTGCTGGTGAAAATCTTGATGCCATGG ATGGGGTGGATGCGGACGAACTGGAAGCCGAGCTGAACGCCCTCCTGGAAAAGCCGGCGGAGGAATCCGTTCTGCTCCCGGACGTCCCGACGAGGCCTCTCCCCGGATCGGCCAGCTGGAAGCTGCCTGCAGCCGAGGTGATGGATGGTGCATTGGAGGACGGGCTCAGCAAACTCACGCTGTCTGACCAGG GTATCCAAACCAGTTCTGGAGCAGCTGTGAAAGGTTCGGCCTCACGAGAACTCGCGCAGTAA
- the LOC144509705 gene encoding D(1C) dopamine receptor-like, whose protein sequence is MPWKAAAEVAGFWPFGGFCDVWVAFDIMCSTASILNLCIISVERYWAFAGPFRYETRMTQPVAFVMIGVAWLLSVLISFIPVQLSWHKSGQALHPANASEPAQGDCDSSLNRTYAVSSSLISFYIPVAIMVATYTRIYRIAQRQIWCISSLERAVGHAQSCQGHPCGHEASLKTSFRKETQVLKTLSIIMGVFVFCWLPFFVLNCLVPFCATGARPPCVGETTFRIFVWFGWTNSALNPIIYAFNGEFRRAFATILGCHKWCANDHVEAVNFSNELASYHPDTTFQKDASTLSYPHLLPHAIQEVDDDWAFDKVSQISRTSRDTVLPCAAAVIHVECEPEISLGKIVPFTPSGLA, encoded by the coding sequence ATGCCCTGGAAGGCGGCGGCCGAGGTGGCCGGTTTCTGGCCCTTTGGCGGCTTCTGCGACGTCTGGGTGGCGTTCGACATCATGTGCTCCACGGCgtccatcttgaacctgtgcatcATCAGCGTGGAGCGATACTGGGCTTTCGCCGGGCCTTTCCGCTACGAGACCAGGATGACCCAGCCTGTGGCGTTCGTGATGATCGGCGTGGCCTGGCTGTTGTCCGTCCTGATCTCCTTCATCCCTGTGCAGCTGAGTTGGCACAAATCCGGGCAAGCCCTCCATCCGGCCAATGCCAGCGAGCCCGCCCAAGGTGACTGCGATTCCAGCTTGAACCGAACCTACGCCGTTTCCTCCTCCCTGATTAGCTTCTACATCCCGGTGGCGATCATGGTTGCCACCTACACCCGGATCTATCGGATTGCCCAGAGACAGATATGGTGCATTTCTTCCCTGGAGCGGGCGGTGGGGCACGCCCAGAGCTGCCAAGGTCACCCCTGCGGCCACGAGGCGTCGCTCAAGACCTCCTTCCGGAAGGAGACCCAAGTCCTCAAGACGCTGTCCATCATCATGGGGGTCTTCGTCTTTTGCTGGCTGCCCTTCTTCGTGCTCAACTGCCTGGTGCCCTTCTGCGCCACGGGCGCCCGCCCCCCGTGCGTGGGCGAGACCACCTTCCGCATCTTCGTGTGGTTTGGCTGGACCAACTCCGCCCTCAACCCCATCATCTATGCCTTCAACGGCGAATTCCGCCGAGCCTTTGCCACCATCCTGGGCTGCCACAAGTGGTGCGCCAACGACCACGTGGAGGCCGTGAACTTTAGCAACGAGCTGGCGTCCTACCACCCGGACACCACCTTCCAGAAAGACGCCAGCACCCTCAGCTACCCCCATCTCCTCCCGCACGCCATCCAGGAAGTGGACGACGACTGGGCCTTTGACAAAGTTTCCCAGATCTCGCGGACATCTCGAGACACCGTCTTGCCCTGCGCCGCCGCGGTGATCCACGTGGAATGCGAGCCGGAAATCTCCCTGGGGAAGATTGTGCCTTTCACGCCCAGTGGGTTGGCATGA